The proteins below are encoded in one region of Brevundimonas fontaquae:
- a CDS encoding glutathione S-transferase N-terminal domain-containing protein — protein sequence MTDLSAFPITQRWPAQHPDRIQLYSLPTPNGVKVSIMLEEVGLAYEPHLVDITKNETWGAEFLSLNPNGKIPAILDPNGPNGQPLALFESGAILIYLAEKTGKLLSTDPATRYETIQWVMFQMGAIGPMFGQLGFFHRFAGKEYEDKRPRDRYVAESRRLLGVLETRLANDGGEPRDWLVGDYSIADVATLGWVRNLIGFYEAGEIVGFADFPRVAAWLERGLARPAVQRGIEIPARH from the coding sequence ATGACCGACCTGTCCGCCTTCCCGATCACGCAACGCTGGCCGGCGCAGCATCCCGATCGCATCCAGCTGTATTCCCTGCCGACGCCCAACGGGGTGAAGGTTTCGATCATGCTAGAAGAGGTCGGCCTGGCCTATGAGCCGCACCTCGTCGACATCACCAAGAACGAGACCTGGGGGGCGGAGTTTCTGTCGCTGAACCCCAATGGCAAGATCCCCGCCATCCTCGATCCGAACGGCCCGAACGGACAGCCGCTGGCCCTGTTCGAATCCGGCGCCATCCTGATCTATCTGGCGGAAAAGACCGGCAAGCTGCTCTCGACCGACCCGGCGACCCGCTACGAGACAATCCAGTGGGTCATGTTCCAGATGGGCGCGATTGGCCCGATGTTCGGCCAACTGGGCTTCTTCCACCGCTTCGCCGGCAAGGAGTACGAGGACAAGCGCCCGCGCGACCGCTACGTCGCCGAAAGCCGCCGCCTGCTGGGCGTGCTGGAGACGCGGCTTGCCAATGACGGGGGAGAACCCCGCGACTGGCTTGTCGGCGACTATTCCATCGCCGATGTCGCCACCCTGGGCTGGGTCCGCAACCTGATCGGCTTCTACGAAGCGGGCGAGATCGTCGGATTCGCCGACTTCCCGCGCGTCGCCGCCTGGCTGGAGCGCGGTTTGGCCCGCCCCGCGGTCCAGCGCGGCATAGAGATTCCGGCGCGTCACTGA
- the rimM gene encoding ribosome maturation factor RimM (Essential for efficient processing of 16S rRNA), whose amino-acid sequence MTTDSRLILVGQIGGGFGVRGEVRVTAFTADPLALTAYGPLLRADGTVALTLTSTRPDKNGVVGRAKEIATKEQADALRGLKLHVPRDRFPEPDEDEFYLADLLGVQVRDTAGAVMGTVKSVQNFGADDMLEIAPAAGGPTWYLPFTKEATPELHLADGWLLAVPPTEVGEREPE is encoded by the coding sequence ATGACCACCGACAGCAGATTGATCCTCGTCGGCCAGATCGGCGGCGGCTTCGGCGTGCGGGGCGAGGTGCGGGTGACCGCCTTCACCGCCGATCCCCTGGCCCTGACCGCCTATGGCCCTCTGCTGCGCGCCGATGGGACCGTGGCCTTGACCTTGACCTCGACGCGGCCCGACAAGAACGGCGTCGTCGGCCGGGCCAAGGAGATCGCCACAAAGGAACAGGCCGACGCCCTGCGCGGCCTGAAACTGCACGTTCCCCGCGACCGGTTCCCCGAGCCGGATGAAGACGAATTCTACCTCGCCGACCTCTTGGGCGTTCAGGTCCGCGACACGGCGGGCGCCGTCATGGGCACGGTGAAATCGGTTCAGAACTTCGGCGCCGACGATATGCTGGAGATCGCGCCCGCCGCGGGCGGCCCGACCTGGTATCTGCCCTTCACCAAGGAAGCGACGCCGGAACTGCACCTGGCCGACGGCTGGCTTCTGGCCGTGCCGCCGACCGAGGTGGGCGAGCGTGAGCCGGAATAG
- a CDS encoding murein hydrolase activator EnvC family protein codes for MRRAIPLSLALLTGFVCAAPAMSNQAPESELSRIQAEYRDETVRARRLRADADAAKTELAQLERRLASLRADEQTGDRQIDDQRARLQQLTEREAELVTDLARERGAQGRLLSALQMMSRRPPPPLLVPADKAIDTVRASILLKAMTPDLESRAKVLAARQAEIMRIRRLAVLSSERLLTTESEQGDRRGEIEGLTARKTALTAVLNAEARAAERAAAVLERRIRELGGAVPTTQAEETPTARLPAGRGRLSSPVAGAPSQTWGAGTSGWRWRADRAAVTAPADAKVAYAGPLTGWGNVVVLDLGPGWRAVIAGLESVDVGPDARVSDGQTLGRSGPDGDVYFELRRDERPIDPGPWLR; via the coding sequence ATGCGTCGCGCCATACCCTTATCGCTGGCCCTGCTGACGGGTTTCGTCTGCGCCGCCCCGGCGATGAGCAACCAGGCGCCCGAGAGCGAACTGTCGCGCATCCAGGCCGAATACCGCGACGAGACGGTGCGCGCCCGTCGTCTGCGCGCCGACGCTGACGCCGCCAAGACCGAACTGGCCCAGTTGGAGCGCCGCCTGGCCTCGTTGCGGGCCGACGAACAGACCGGCGACCGTCAGATCGACGATCAGCGCGCCCGCCTCCAGCAACTGACCGAGCGCGAGGCCGAACTGGTGACGGACCTGGCGCGCGAGCGCGGCGCCCAAGGCCGTCTGCTCAGCGCGCTGCAGATGATGAGCCGCCGCCCGCCGCCGCCCTTGCTGGTGCCCGCCGACAAGGCCATCGACACGGTGCGCGCCTCCATCCTGCTCAAGGCCATGACGCCGGATCTGGAAAGCCGCGCCAAGGTGCTGGCCGCCCGTCAGGCCGAGATCATGCGCATCCGCCGCCTCGCTGTCCTGTCCTCGGAGCGACTGCTGACGACCGAGAGCGAGCAGGGCGACCGGCGTGGAGAGATCGAGGGGCTGACGGCGCGCAAGACCGCCCTGACCGCCGTCCTGAACGCCGAGGCCCGCGCCGCCGAACGCGCTGCGGCCGTGCTGGAGCGCCGCATCCGCGAACTGGGCGGCGCGGTCCCGACCACCCAGGCCGAAGAGACGCCGACCGCTCGTCTTCCCGCCGGACGCGGCCGCCTCAGTTCGCCCGTCGCCGGCGCGCCCAGCCAGACCTGGGGCGCCGGAACCTCCGGCTGGCGCTGGCGGGCCGACCGCGCAGCCGTCACCGCGCCCGCCGACGCCAAGGTCGCCTACGCCGGGCCGTTGACGGGGTGGGGCAATGTGGTGGTGCTGGACCTCGGTCCCGGCTGGCGCGCCGTCATCGCCGGGTTGGAAAGCGTCGATGTCGGCCCGGACGCCCGGGTCTCGGACGGCCAGACCCTGGGGCGCAGCGGCCCGGACGGCGATGTCTATTTCGAACTGCGCCGCGACGAACGGCCGATCGATCCGGGACCGTGGTTGCGGTGA
- a CDS encoding saccharopine dehydrogenase family protein produces the protein MSKVLVIGAGGVSSVAVHKMAMNADIFSHITLASRTKSKCDAIAQSVKSRFGVDIDTAAIDADDVAATTALIQKVQPELVVNLALPYQDLSIMDACLAAGVDYLDTANYEPRDEAKFEYKWQWAYQDRFKDAGLMALLGSGFDPGVTSVFTTYIKKHLLDSIETLDILDCNGGDTGLPFATNFNPEINLREVTANSRHWENGQWVEGPALSHKQTFDFEGVGPKNMYLMYHEELESLAKFYPEIKRIRFWMTFGDSYLKHLEVLENIGMTSIEPMQFQGREIIPIEFLKALLPEPASLGPITKGKTNIGVIATGLKDGVKKTVYVNNICDHEEAYAETGNQAVSYTTGVPAMIGAALMVTGQWKGDGVFNMEQLDPDPFMDMLNKHGLPWKVQDLDAPLDF, from the coding sequence ATGAGCAAGGTGCTGGTTATCGGCGCAGGCGGCGTCAGTTCGGTGGCCGTCCACAAGATGGCGATGAACGCGGACATCTTCTCGCATATCACCCTGGCGAGCCGCACCAAGTCCAAGTGCGATGCGATCGCCCAGTCCGTGAAGTCGCGCTTCGGCGTCGATATCGACACGGCGGCCATCGACGCCGACGACGTGGCGGCGACCACCGCGCTGATCCAGAAAGTGCAGCCCGAGTTGGTCGTGAACCTGGCCTTGCCCTATCAAGACCTGTCGATCATGGACGCCTGCCTGGCCGCCGGCGTCGACTATCTGGACACCGCCAACTACGAGCCGCGCGACGAGGCCAAGTTCGAATACAAGTGGCAGTGGGCCTATCAGGATCGTTTCAAAGACGCCGGGCTGATGGCGCTGCTGGGTTCGGGCTTCGATCCCGGCGTGACCTCGGTCTTCACCACCTACATCAAGAAGCACCTGCTGGATTCCATCGAGACGCTGGACATCCTGGACTGCAACGGCGGCGACACCGGCCTGCCCTTCGCGACCAACTTCAATCCCGAGATCAATCTGCGTGAAGTGACCGCGAACTCGCGTCACTGGGAGAACGGCCAGTGGGTCGAAGGCCCGGCGCTGAGCCACAAACAGACCTTCGACTTCGAGGGCGTGGGTCCCAAGAACATGTACCTCATGTACCATGAGGAGCTGGAATCGCTGGCGAAATTCTATCCCGAGATCAAGCGCATCCGCTTCTGGATGACGTTCGGCGACAGCTATCTGAAGCACCTCGAAGTGCTGGAAAACATCGGCATGACCTCGATCGAGCCGATGCAGTTCCAGGGCCGCGAGATCATTCCGATCGAGTTCCTGAAGGCCCTGCTGCCAGAGCCGGCCTCGCTGGGTCCGATCACCAAGGGCAAGACCAACATCGGCGTCATCGCCACCGGCCTCAAGGACGGGGTCAAGAAGACGGTCTACGTCAACAACATCTGCGACCACGAAGAGGCCTATGCCGAGACCGGCAACCAGGCCGTCAGCTACACCACCGGCGTGCCGGCCATGATCGGCGCGGCCCTGATGGTGACCGGCCAATGGAAGGGCGACGGCGTGTTCAACATGGAGCAGCTGGACCCCGACCCCTTCATGGACATGCTGAACAAGCACGGCCTGCCGTGGAAGGTTCAGGACCTGGACGCCCCTCTGGACTTCTGA
- a CDS encoding benzoate/H(+) symporter BenE family transporter, with protein MTAPAFSMRTLPASAFSSAAVATVIGFGGTVALVVQAGQAFGADAGQIGSMVTALCLGIGAPGALLSWRLKIPVVLAWSTPGAALLAASTLGLSWPTAIGAFVFAALLMILTGLIPVLGRLAARIPAAIASAMLAGVLLPFVLRVFKVAPDETALVVGLIAVFLIFRRLWPPWALPAVLAAAFAVLAMRGQLALPAGTGLFGHLEPLAPVFDWKAAVSLGFPLFLVTLAAQNLPGLVVLQSAGYPPPANRMILSTGVASLLIAPFGGHGVNLAAITAAICTGPDAHPDQAKRWVVGVIYGGLYLVVALFAAPLAGLFIAMPPVVLAAVTGLALIAPLTGALQNMMTEVGSREAAVLTFAATASGLTLFGIGSAFWGLVVGFAALAAMRWIRPPA; from the coding sequence ATGACTGCTCCGGCCTTTTCCATGCGCACCCTGCCCGCCTCGGCCTTTTCGTCCGCCGCCGTGGCGACGGTGATCGGGTTTGGCGGGACGGTCGCCTTGGTCGTTCAGGCCGGCCAGGCCTTCGGCGCAGACGCGGGCCAGATCGGGTCAATGGTGACGGCCCTGTGCCTGGGCATCGGGGCGCCGGGCGCCTTGCTGAGCTGGCGGCTGAAGATCCCCGTCGTGCTGGCCTGGTCCACGCCGGGGGCGGCCCTGCTGGCGGCCTCGACCCTGGGCCTGTCGTGGCCGACGGCGATTGGCGCCTTCGTCTTCGCCGCCCTGCTGATGATCCTGACCGGCTTGATCCCGGTGCTGGGGCGGCTGGCGGCGCGGATCCCGGCGGCCATCGCCTCGGCTATGCTGGCGGGGGTGCTGCTGCCCTTCGTGCTGAGAGTGTTCAAGGTGGCGCCGGACGAGACGGCCTTGGTCGTCGGGTTGATCGCGGTGTTCCTGATCTTCAGACGGCTGTGGCCGCCCTGGGCCTTGCCCGCCGTGCTGGCGGCGGCTTTTGCGGTGCTGGCGATGCGGGGGCAGCTGGCCCTGCCGGCCGGCACCGGACTGTTCGGCCATCTGGAGCCGCTCGCGCCCGTCTTCGACTGGAAGGCGGCGGTCAGCCTGGGCTTTCCGTTGTTTCTGGTGACGCTGGCGGCCCAGAACCTGCCCGGGCTGGTGGTGCTGCAGAGCGCCGGCTATCCGCCGCCCGCCAACCGAATGATCCTGTCCACCGGCGTCGCCAGCCTGCTGATCGCCCCGTTCGGCGGGCATGGGGTCAATCTGGCGGCGATCACGGCGGCGATCTGCACCGGGCCGGACGCGCACCCCGATCAGGCCAAGCGATGGGTCGTGGGCGTTATCTACGGCGGTCTTTATCTGGTCGTGGCCCTGTTCGCCGCGCCGCTGGCCGGGCTGTTCATCGCCATGCCGCCGGTCGTGCTGGCGGCGGTGACGGGTCTGGCGCTGATCGCGCCGCTGACCGGCGCGCTGCAAAACATGATGACGGAGGTCGGATCGCGCGAGGCGGCCGTGCTGACGTTTGCGGCGACGGCTTCGGGCCTGACCCTTTTCGGCATCGGGTCGGCCTTCTGGGGTCTGGTAGTAGGGTTTGCGGCGCTGGCCGCGATGCGCTGGATCAGACCGCCGGCCTGA
- a CDS encoding DUF3597 domain-containing protein: protein MGIFSSIWNKITGHKPKAAPQPTPAPSAQPAPGAAPTATPALPPVDVEAVLSDLAASKGGGGNWRTSIVDLLKLLDLDSSLAARKELAEELNVHAGEHGSAEQNIALSKAVWKKLAENGGQVPASLRD from the coding sequence ATGGGTATCTTCTCTTCGATCTGGAACAAGATCACGGGCCACAAGCCCAAGGCGGCACCTCAGCCTACCCCGGCGCCCAGCGCCCAACCCGCGCCCGGCGCCGCCCCGACCGCCACGCCTGCTCTTCCACCCGTGGACGTCGAGGCGGTCCTCAGCGATCTGGCGGCGTCGAAGGGCGGCGGCGGCAACTGGCGCACCTCGATCGTCGACCTGCTGAAGCTGCTGGACCTGGATTCCAGCCTGGCGGCCCGCAAGGAACTGGCCGAGGAACTGAACGTCCACGCCGGCGAGCACGGCTCGGCCGAACAGAATATCGCCCTGTCCAAGGCGGTCTGGAAGAAGCTGGCCGAAAACGGTGGTCAGGTCCCGGCCTCGCTGCGCGACTAG
- the rpsP gene encoding 30S ribosomal protein S16, translating into MLKIRLARGGAKKRPYYHIVIADSHSPRDGKFIEKVGSYNPMLPKDGAQPRVALKVERIAEWLGKGAQPTDRVARFLSQDETLGQKVKWTQSNNPNKGAPGKKAQERAAERAQREADRLEAEAAAKVEAAEAAARAKEEAAAAAEAAKNAPAAEEAPAEEAPAADAAAEEAPAAEATEEKAEG; encoded by the coding sequence ATGCTGAAGATTCGTCTGGCCCGCGGCGGCGCCAAGAAGCGCCCCTACTACCACATCGTCATCGCCGACTCGCACTCGCCGCGCGACGGCAAGTTCATCGAGAAGGTCGGCAGCTACAACCCGATGCTGCCCAAGGACGGCGCCCAACCGCGCGTCGCCCTGAAGGTCGAGCGCATCGCCGAATGGCTCGGCAAGGGCGCCCAGCCGACCGACCGCGTCGCCCGCTTCCTGTCGCAGGACGAAACCCTGGGCCAGAAGGTCAAGTGGACGCAGTCGAACAACCCGAACAAGGGCGCTCCGGGCAAGAAGGCGCAAGAGCGCGCCGCTGAACGCGCCCAGCGCGAAGCCGACCGCCTGGAAGCCGAAGCCGCCGCCAAGGTCGAGGCCGCTGAAGCCGCCGCCCGCGCCAAGGAAGAGGCCGCCGCCGCCGCCGAAGCCGCCAAGAACGCTCCCGCTGCTGAAGAAGCGCCTGCCGAAGAGGCTCCGGCCGCTGACGCCGCCGCAGAGGAAGCCCCGGCTGCTGAAGCGACCGAGGAAAAGGCCGAAGGCTAA
- the ffh gene encoding signal recognition particle protein — MFEALNERLTGVFDRITGRGALSEKDVAEAMREVRVALLEADVALPVVKEFIAFATERATGEEVIRSVKPADQVVKIVYDGLIEMLGGEEPVPLNTNANPPAVVLMAGLQGSGKTTTSAKLALRLTKFDRKKVMMASLDTRRPAAMEQLATLGKQIEVATLPIVAGESAVQITRRALQSAKLQGFDVLILDTAGRITLDEGLMNEVAEVADIAKPVETLLVADSLTGQDAVRTAKAFHERLPLTGLVLTRADGDGRGGAMLSMRAVTGLPIKYLGAGEKIDALDVFDARRVAGRILGQGDIVALVEKASQDLDQAKAEKMARKLAKGQFDLDDLAGQLQQMKRMGGLQGIMGMLPGVAKMKGQMAESGIDDRMILRQEAIISSMTKAERKKPDLLNASRKKRIAAGAGVDVQDVNRVLKQHRQMADVVKSMARGGPKKMQQMAAMLGGLGGGGMPGMGGGPDMARLKALGGGKMAEPSADDLKAIQDRLAGLGGGQLPGGLPGLPGFPPKK, encoded by the coding sequence ATGTTCGAGGCTCTGAACGAGCGGCTGACAGGCGTCTTCGACCGGATCACCGGGCGCGGCGCCCTGTCCGAAAAGGATGTCGCCGAGGCGATGCGCGAAGTGCGCGTGGCCCTGCTCGAGGCCGACGTCGCCCTGCCGGTCGTCAAGGAATTCATCGCCTTCGCCACCGAGCGCGCGACGGGCGAAGAAGTCATCCGTTCGGTCAAGCCGGCCGATCAGGTGGTCAAGATCGTCTATGACGGCCTGATCGAGATGCTGGGCGGCGAAGAGCCGGTCCCGCTGAACACCAACGCCAATCCGCCCGCCGTGGTGCTGATGGCCGGCCTGCAGGGCTCGGGCAAGACCACGACCTCGGCCAAGCTGGCGCTGCGCCTGACCAAGTTCGATCGCAAGAAGGTCATGATGGCCTCGCTGGACACGCGTCGTCCGGCCGCGATGGAACAGCTAGCCACCCTGGGCAAGCAGATCGAGGTCGCCACCCTGCCGATCGTGGCGGGCGAGAGCGCGGTCCAGATCACGCGCCGGGCGCTGCAATCGGCAAAACTCCAGGGCTTCGACGTCCTGATCCTCGACACCGCCGGCCGCATCACCCTGGACGAGGGGCTGATGAACGAGGTCGCCGAGGTCGCCGACATCGCCAAGCCCGTCGAGACCCTGCTGGTCGCCGACAGCCTGACCGGCCAGGATGCGGTGCGCACCGCCAAGGCGTTCCACGAGCGCCTGCCCCTGACCGGCCTGGTCTTGACCCGCGCCGACGGCGACGGTCGCGGCGGCGCCATGCTGTCGATGCGGGCCGTCACCGGCCTGCCGATCAAATATCTGGGCGCCGGCGAAAAGATCGATGCGCTGGACGTGTTCGACGCCCGCCGCGTCGCCGGCCGCATCCTGGGTCAGGGCGATATCGTCGCCCTGGTCGAAAAGGCCAGCCAGGATCTGGACCAGGCCAAGGCCGAGAAGATGGCCCGAAAACTGGCCAAGGGTCAGTTCGATCTGGATGACCTGGCCGGTCAGCTTCAGCAGATGAAGCGGATGGGCGGGCTTCAAGGCATCATGGGCATGCTGCCCGGCGTGGCAAAGATGAAGGGTCAGATGGCCGAGAGCGGCATCGACGACCGCATGATCCTGCGTCAGGAAGCCATCATCTCCTCGATGACCAAGGCCGAGCGCAAGAAGCCCGACCTGCTGAACGCCTCGCGCAAGAAGCGCATCGCCGCCGGTGCCGGCGTCGATGTGCAGGACGTGAACCGGGTTCTGAAACAGCACCGCCAGATGGCTGATGTGGTCAAGTCGATGGCGCGCGGCGGACCCAAGAAGATGCAGCAGATGGCCGCCATGCTCGGCGGCCTTGGCGGCGGCGGCATGCCCGGCATGGGCGGCGGCCCCGACATGGCCCGCCTCAAGGCGCTGGGCGGCGGCAAGATGGCCGAACCCTCCGCCGACGATCTGAAAGCCATCCAGGACCGGCTCGCCGGACTGGGCGGCGGACAACTTCCGGGAGGTCTTCCTGGCCTGCCGGGCTTCCCTCCCAAGAAATAA
- the rlmH gene encoding 23S rRNA (pseudouridine(1915)-N(3))-methyltransferase RlmH has protein sequence MKLSIVAIGRPGRGPEATLADDYAKRATLSGRALGLGPLELIDLEARRPGKAPEAELILAAAEGSHLIACDERGKTYSSRAFADHIAKLRDQGERRLVFAIGGADGLDASVRDAASSTLAFGPQTWPHALARAMLAEQLYRAVTILAGSPYHRD, from the coding sequence ATGAAGCTGAGCATCGTCGCCATCGGCCGACCGGGCCGGGGGCCTGAAGCGACGCTCGCCGACGACTACGCCAAGCGCGCCACCCTGTCGGGGCGCGCGCTTGGCCTCGGTCCCCTCGAACTGATCGATCTGGAAGCCCGCAGACCCGGCAAGGCGCCGGAGGCTGAGCTGATCCTCGCGGCCGCGGAAGGATCGCACCTGATCGCCTGCGACGAGCGCGGCAAGACCTATTCCTCGCGCGCCTTCGCTGACCACATCGCCAAATTGCGGGACCAGGGTGAGCGTCGTCTGGTCTTCGCCATCGGCGGGGCGGACGGGCTGGACGCCAGCGTGCGCGACGCCGCGTCCTCGACCCTGGCCTTCGGTCCCCAGACCTGGCCCCACGCCCTGGCGCGCGCCATGCTGGCCGAACAACTGTATCGGGCCGTGACCATCCTGGCCGGATCGCCCTATCATCGCGACTGA
- a CDS encoding S41 family peptidase: MRKLLLVGCAALVLGGSAAAVSSQTPRNETFRMLELFGDVVGIVEQAYVVPVDNKKLIEAALAGMMTALDPHSNYLPPSNYDDLRERTEGQYSGVGLTISADGGMVKVISPMDDSPAAKAGVQAGDVISSIEGQNAAGLTVSQVSEKLRGAVGTSVKVTFLRDGSDPLEVTLTREVIKVQSVTGRVEGDFGYLRVSTFNENTGRELNEAIAKIKAEKPGVKGYVLDLRNNGGGLLNAAIDVSDAFLERGEIVSQRGRKPEQIQRYSAKPGDVTGGLPLVVLVNYGSASASEIVAGALKDHQRATIVGLTSFGKGSVQTVIPLRQGQDGALSITTARYYTPSGASIQKIGIEPDLEVARNEAEARIVSRSSFIYSEAAYATALDASIGAERKGPHTPREAPGEKFDKEKDYQLQRALDVLRAGGDLSKLSAPPEGIVVTEPGSTPKPDAEPAADVPKEE, encoded by the coding sequence ATGCGTAAACTGCTCCTCGTCGGCTGCGCCGCTCTGGTGCTCGGCGGATCCGCCGCTGCTGTCAGCAGCCAGACCCCGCGAAACGAAACCTTCCGCATGCTGGAGCTGTTTGGCGACGTGGTGGGCATCGTCGAGCAGGCTTACGTTGTCCCGGTCGACAACAAGAAGCTGATCGAGGCCGCGCTGGCCGGCATGATGACGGCGCTGGACCCGCACTCCAACTATCTGCCGCCCTCCAACTACGATGATCTGCGCGAGCGCACCGAGGGGCAGTATTCGGGCGTCGGCCTGACCATCAGCGCCGACGGCGGCATGGTGAAGGTCATCTCGCCGATGGACGACAGCCCCGCTGCCAAGGCCGGGGTCCAGGCGGGCGACGTGATCTCTTCGATCGAGGGCCAGAACGCGGCCGGCCTGACGGTCAGCCAGGTGTCCGAGAAGCTGCGCGGCGCCGTGGGCACCAGCGTCAAGGTGACCTTCCTGCGCGACGGGTCAGACCCGCTGGAAGTGACCCTGACCCGCGAGGTCATCAAGGTCCAGTCGGTCACAGGCAGGGTCGAGGGTGACTTCGGCTATCTGCGCGTCTCGACCTTCAACGAGAACACCGGCCGCGAGCTGAACGAAGCCATCGCCAAGATCAAGGCCGAGAAGCCGGGGGTGAAGGGCTATGTCCTGGACCTGCGCAACAACGGCGGCGGCCTGCTGAACGCCGCCATCGACGTGTCCGACGCCTTCCTGGAACGCGGCGAGATCGTCAGCCAACGGGGCCGCAAGCCCGAGCAGATCCAGCGCTATTCCGCCAAGCCCGGCGACGTCACCGGCGGTCTGCCGCTGGTCGTTCTGGTCAACTATGGCTCGGCCTCGGCGTCGGAAATCGTCGCCGGCGCCCTGAAGGACCATCAGCGCGCGACCATCGTGGGCCTGACCAGCTTCGGCAAGGGTTCGGTCCAGACCGTGATCCCGCTGCGTCAGGGCCAGGATGGCGCCCTGTCGATCACGACCGCGCGCTACTACACTCCCTCGGGCGCCTCGATCCAGAAGATCGGCATCGAGCCGGATCTGGAAGTCGCCCGCAACGAGGCCGAGGCCCGCATCGTCTCGCGCTCCAGCTTCATCTATTCCGAGGCCGCCTACGCCACGGCCCTGGACGCCTCCATCGGCGCCGAGCGCAAGGGTCCGCACACCCCGCGCGAAGCTCCGGGCGAAAAGTTCGACAAGGAAAAGGACTATCAGCTTCAGCGCGCGCTGGACGTCCTGCGCGCCGGCGGCGACCTGTCGAAACTGTCGGCCCCGCCCGAAGGCATCGTCGTCACCGAACCCGGCTCGACGCCCAAGCCCGACGCCGAGCCGGCGGCGGACGTGCCGAAAGAAGAATAG
- a CDS encoding carboxynorspermidine decarboxylase, producing MQTQAGDPGAFAHFDLNRVASPAFVVDEAAIRRNLSVLKGVRDGAEARVLLALKAFSMWSLADVVGEYLDGVCASGLWEARLAREFYKGELTTYSPAYTAQDLPEILRLSDHVIFNNPAQIARFADLIAKARTERQVFEIGLRLNPEHSEGEVAKYDPAQPCSRLGFPVSQLTADHLIGVDGLHIHALCEQDFQPLSRIWAAVEPKLAPLLGGIKWLNLGGGHHITRADYQTDDLIAFVRDLQARHGVQVYLEPGEAVALDAGILIGEVLDVFDNGMPIGITDISATCHMPDVIEAPYRPALLKEPEHGVTVRLGGPSCLAGDIIGDYVFAERPTPGTRIAFLDQAHYSMVKTNTFNGVPLPSIVLWNSQTDALTTVRAFDYSAFRDRLS from the coding sequence ATGCAGACCCAGGCCGGCGATCCGGGCGCCTTTGCGCATTTCGACCTGAACCGCGTCGCCTCGCCCGCCTTCGTGGTGGACGAGGCGGCCATCCGCCGCAATCTGTCCGTGTTGAAGGGCGTGCGCGACGGAGCGGAGGCGCGCGTGCTTCTGGCGCTGAAGGCGTTTTCGATGTGGTCGCTGGCCGATGTGGTCGGCGAATACCTCGACGGGGTCTGCGCCTCGGGTCTGTGGGAGGCGCGGCTGGCGCGCGAGTTCTACAAGGGCGAGCTGACCACCTATTCGCCGGCCTATACGGCGCAGGACCTGCCCGAGATCCTGCGTCTGTCGGACCACGTCATCTTCAACAACCCGGCCCAGATCGCCCGTTTCGCGGACCTGATCGCAAAGGCGCGGACTGAAAGGCAGGTGTTCGAGATCGGCCTGCGGCTGAACCCCGAACATTCCGAAGGGGAGGTCGCCAAATACGACCCAGCCCAGCCCTGTTCGCGCCTGGGCTTTCCGGTTTCGCAACTGACGGCCGATCATCTGATCGGCGTCGATGGTCTGCATATCCATGCGCTGTGCGAACAGGACTTCCAGCCGCTGTCGCGCATCTGGGCGGCGGTGGAGCCCAAGCTGGCGCCGCTGCTGGGCGGGATCAAATGGCTGAACCTGGGCGGGGGGCACCACATCACCCGCGCCGACTATCAGACCGACGATCTGATCGCCTTCGTGCGCGATCTGCAGGCCCGGCACGGGGTTCAGGTCTATCTGGAGCCGGGCGAGGCCGTGGCGCTGGACGCCGGCATATTGATCGGCGAGGTGCTGGACGTGTTCGACAACGGCATGCCCATCGGCATCACCGACATTTCGGCTACCTGCCACATGCCCGATGTGATCGAGGCGCCCTATCGCCCCGCACTGCTGAAAGAACCCGAACATGGGGTGACGGTACGGCTGGGCGGGCCGTCGTGCCTGGCCGGGGACATCATCGGCGACTATGTCTTCGCCGAGCGGCCGACGCCCGGAACGCGGATCGCTTTTCTGGACCAGGCCCACTATTCGATGGTGAAGACCAACACCTTCAACGGCGTACCGCTGCCGTCCATCGTGCTGTGGAACTCTCAGACGGATGCGCTGACGACGGTGCGCGCGTTCGACTATTCGGCCTTCCGCGACCGCCTGTCTTAG